ACAAATGACCTCATCCCCTTTCTAAATCACTATTTTAGCAGGTTTGGAGGCTGGGAGGTGAAGTTACTTGTTTCCAGTTATTATAAATCAAATAAAATCAAGGGGTTCAGCTTTGCTGAACACCAACAAATTGTTGAGATGGAGGTGTGTGATAGTGAGAAATGTTGTAATAGCCAGTGCTGTTAGAACAGCAGGAGGAAAGTTTGGGGGTTCTTTACAAAAGGTAACAGCTCCAGAGCTCGGAGCAGTTGTTATCAAAGAAGCTGTTAAAAGAGCTAATATTACCGGTGAAATGGTAGACCAAGTGATATTCGGTAACGGATGGCAAGCAGGAGTAGGGGCAAATCCAGCAAGGATATCTACAATTAAAGGTGGACTTCCTGTAAGTGTGCCGGCTTTTACAGTAAATATGAGGTGCGGCTCAAGCCTAAGAGCCCTGCAACTAGCTGTATTAAGCGTAGGTGCAGGAGAAACGGATATAATAGTTGCTGGTGGTGCTGAATCCCCAAGTAATGCACCCTATATTCTTCCGGAAGCTAGATGGGGTCATAGAATGGGACAAAAAGCAGTAGATGATGTATTACATAAAGATGGTTTTATATGTCCTCTGGCAGAAATGTTTATGGGAGATACATGTGAATTATTGAATAAAAAATATGGTATTTCAAGACAGGAACAGGATGAATTTGCCCTAGAGTCCCAACTAAAGGCAAAAAGAGCTGTTGAAAGTGGTGTTTTCAAAGAAGAAATAGTTCCCATACAAATTAAATCAAAAAAAGGAATAACAATCTTTGATACCGATGAGGTTCACAAAGAAACTTCTTTGGAAGGA
This sequence is a window from Bacillota bacterium. Protein-coding genes within it:
- a CDS encoding thiolase family protein, which encodes MRNVVIASAVRTAGGKFGGSLQKVTAPELGAVVIKEAVKRANITGEMVDQVIFGNGWQAGVGANPARISTIKGGLPVSVPAFTVNMRCGSSLRALQLAVLSVGAGETDIIVAGGAESPSNAPYILPEARWGHRMGQKAVDDVLHKDGFICPLAEMFMGDTCELLNKKYGISRQEQDEFALESQLKAKRAVESGVFKEEIVPIQIKSKKGITIFDTDEVHKETSLEGLAKLPSVFTEGNTVTAGNSCALSDAASAVVITTAEKAKELGLQPLAMIKSYSFVGLEPKHMGLGPAVATPIALKKAGMDLKDIDLIELNEAFAGQVIACIRELKLDRSKLNIYGGAIAMGHPVAATGTKILTTLLYAMKNLDKETGLVTLCIGGGQGVAVIVERMI